From the genome of Aestuariirhabdus haliotis:
ATGCATTTCGAACATCGCGAGCCATCATACTCAACGCCGATTCAGCCACATCAACCAACTCGGCCCTTCGCGAAGTGTCCACGTAGTGCTCCAGGGGTCGAGTCATAATCGAAGTTACTAGCGCTAAAACGGCACCGCTTAAGGCAATCACGATCACCAGTTCGATCAGGGTAAAACCGCGAGCATATCGCCAGACGAAGCCGCTATCACAACCCGGAGCTGAATCAGGGTACAGGTCGCCCATCAGTAACGCGTCCTATAGCTGGTTAACAACAGGTTTTGGCCGGCCGGGGTGGTCACCACGACTCGTATACGCAACACATCATTTCCGGCTATGCCCTGCCAGGGAATGTTGGCATCCACATTCACGGCAACATCATAGAGGCTCAGGGCGGCGATCGAATTGCCATTAGCATCAACCACGCCGTTATCGCTCAAGCCATCATAATCACAGACATCGTTAAAGGTCGCACGGCTAACCGCGGCAGGTCCCGTACAAGGGTTGGACGTGACCGGCAACGAGGGATCGACAAAAGACTGCAGATAAATTTCATCCATATAGGCCGACGCGATAGCCTGGGCTTGTTGTTGCAGCATGGGGTCAGCATTGCGTCCGCCTATTGACGCCATGGCACCAAAGATCGCCGCCGCTGCGATAGCACCGATGACGATACTGATTACCAGTTCAATCAGCGTCAGGCCTCGTTGCGTAGAGCCCCCAGTCACCGTGAAAACCCCGTGGCACAATCAACTTGCAACACCCGCTCATCGGCTCCCAATCCGACTCTAATAACCTGAGTTCCGGTAGAGCAATTGCTTAGACCTCCCGTACTGGTAAATTCCAGGGTAGACGCCGTCACATTTACACCATCGGGATTGGTATTAATAAAGGGATCGAACGTCGAGGGGTGCAATACATTACTCTGCCCCGGATAACTGACTGAACCACCCGCAAGGCAATTGCTGTCCTTGCGCAAGGAGAAACCCGCACTGCCAGCAGTCACCTGTACCTGGCAACCAGAGGCTAATGCTACCTTGTGGGCATAACGCAGGCCCGACAACAGATCGTCAGCAAAAAAGCGTTGTTCATAAACACCAGCCGAAAAAAAACGTGGCAGGGCTATTGCCGCTACCACGCCTAGAATCACAATCACCATCACGAGTTCGACCAGAGTGTAGCCACACTCATTTCGGAGTGAAGCCACAGCTTCCAAGTCTCGACCCTGAGTGGCGATCCTGACTACCCCATGTTAATTACAATCAGTAATCGTCGGAGTAACCACCGGAGCAGCACCGCTCAGCGCTTGCGTGTAAGTAAACTGACAAGTGGTCAATGTAGTGGCGCCAGTTCCCTGAACAGTCAGAGTTGTACCAGAAACATTCAAGGTATAATCTTCAGCCGATAATTGTGCGGCGGTCTGGATTGACGCTGCCGTCGGGTATCCATTGGACAGGGCAATACTTGTACCCTCAAGGGACACGGAAGTGTTGGGATCGATATTGCCAGCCAGCTGAGCCGAATGGGCAATAGCCGCAGCAGAACGTACCGCCCCCAACGCACCACTCACGGAAGCGGCTCGTGCATCGCCACCCAGGTCCGCAAAACGTGGCAAAGCGAAGGCCGACAAAATGCCCAGAATTACGATCACAATAATCAGTTCGATCAGGGTAAAACCCTGCTGCTTGGTTGTCATACTTTTTATGCTTTTCATGCTTTCTCCACCTTCAATAAGGTTTTCTTTTGATATCCAAATCAGTTAATCGTGGTTACCACTGAACCATTTAACGTGTTGTAGATAATCGTATGATTACGGTTATCCAGTTGATAGGTGTAGGTGCACTGGGCATTGGATGCGGTCACCAAATAATCCGTTGTACTGCCAGTGGACACCGTAGGGGCAGAGCCCTGTAAAATTGAGTTCCAAACCTGAATGCAGCGGTTGGCATCCGGGTTACCATTATTGCCATCGGTGGATACGGGCCAACCACTGGTATTGGTACAGACATTTCCTGCACCAAACCCGACCAGGTTACACACCGCGCCACCGTTCTGATTGGCCATCCACTGCGCTCGCACCAGGGCAACCGCTGAAGCCAATGCACCGCCTGTTCCTCTGACAGCATTTTCATGAGCCGTATCGGCCACCTCGATAAATCGTGGAAGCGCAACAGCCCCGAGGATACCCAGTATAGTAACCACCACGATCAGCTCAATAAGGGTAAATCCTCGTTGTTGTAGGTGTTTTCCAAAGCCCTTGTGTTTCATCGTTTCTTTCCTTCGATCTGGCTTGATCCCCTTAGACTTCTCACCATATAACTTAAGTATAGACCGCAACTCTCTGTTTTATAATCCATTTTAAGACGCTCTAGCCCCACTCTTATCAGGAACGGACCACCGAACCCAACTCCCACACCGGCAGGAATACCCCCAGCGCCAGGATCAGTACCATCACACCCAACGCAACAATCAGGATGGGCTCAATCGCATCAGCCAGGCGGCGCAGATCATAATCCACCTCCTGGTCATAAAAATCGGCAACCTCTTCAAATAGATCATCAATAGCCCCGGTCTCTTCACCCACTGCCAGCATTTGCAAAACAAGGGGACTGAACATTTGCGTGTTCGCCGCAGTGCGCAGTAAGGATTCTCCCCGCTCGACACCATTACGCATCTGCTCAATCCCTGCACCTATATGGCGATTGCCTACCGTGCGCGACACAATACCCAGCACCTGTATCATGGGTACACCAGCACTGACCATCATGGCAAAGGTTCGCGCAAACCGACCCAGAGCTATGCGTTCAAAAATCGGTCCAATAAGCGGTAAACGCAATCGAATGCGATCCCACTTCAATGCACCCTCATCGGTTTGCACGTATTGCCAGACGGTAACAGCCCCCATGGTTAGCACCACCAGAATGGCCCACCAGTAATTGACAAAAAAGTTGGAGGTGGCTATCAGCACAAGTGTTGGCCAGGGTAGATCGGCACCCAGTTTGGCAAACACCGCCGAGAATGAAGGAATGACAAGAAAATTTACAACCCCCAGGGCTACCGCCATAGCAATCATTACCAGCATGGGGTAACGCGTGGCCTGCTTGATTCTTTTTCGGGTCTCCCGCTCCATATTCAAATAGTCCGAGAGTTGCAAAAAGGCCTTATCGAGACGACCGGTATTCTCCCCCACATGGATCATATTTATGAACATGGCGCCAAAGACCTTGGGATGTTGTTGCAGGGCTCCGGCCAGTGACATACCTGACTCCAACTCGTCGCCTACTTTGCCCAGAATGTCCGCCAACAAAGGAGAGCGGGCCGACCCTTGAAGCCCTCGCATAGCTCGGATAATGGGCACACCAGCTTTGGTTAAACTGTACATCTGACGACTAAAAATAATCAGCTCGTCCAGTTCCACCTTGCGTGGAGCAAACAACTGATCAAACTTGAATGAGCGCGCCCCAAGTGTTTCTGTTTCAGTAATCGACAG
Proteins encoded in this window:
- a CDS encoding prepilin-type N-terminal cleavage/methylation domain-containing protein — encoded protein: MTGGSTQRGLTLIELVISIVIGAIAAAAIFGAMASIGGRNADPMLQQQAQAIASAYMDEIYLQSFVDPSLPVTSNPCTGPAAVSRATFNDVCDYDGLSDNGVVDANGNSIAALSLYDVAVNVDANIPWQGIAGNDVLRIRVVVTTPAGQNLLLTSYRTRY
- a CDS encoding type II secretion system F family protein, translating into MARFSYRGRNAQGQEVSGDMEAGSADLVASQLGSQQIIPLSITETETLGARSFKFDQLFAPRKVELDELIIFSRQMYSLTKAGVPIIRAMRGLQGSARSPLLADILGKVGDELESGMSLAGALQQHPKVFGAMFINMIHVGENTGRLDKAFLQLSDYLNMERETRKRIKQATRYPMLVMIAMAVALGVVNFLVIPSFSAVFAKLGADLPWPTLVLIATSNFFVNYWWAILVVLTMGAVTVWQYVQTDEGALKWDRIRLRLPLIGPIFERIALGRFARTFAMMVSAGVPMIQVLGIVSRTVGNRHIGAGIEQMRNGVERGESLLRTAANTQMFSPLVLQMLAVGEETGAIDDLFEEVADFYDQEVDYDLRRLADAIEPILIVALGVMVLILALGVFLPVWELGSVVRS
- a CDS encoding type II secretion system protein yields the protein MKHKGFGKHLQQRGFTLIELIVVVTILGILGAVALPRFIEVADTAHENAVRGTGGALASAVALVRAQWMANQNGGAVCNLVGFGAGNVCTNTSGWPVSTDGNNGNPDANRCIQVWNSILQGSAPTVSTGSTTDYLVTASNAQCTYTYQLDNRNHTIIYNTLNGSVVTTIN
- a CDS encoding pilus assembly FimT family protein, coding for MASLRNECGYTLVELVMVIVILGVVAAIALPRFFSAGVYEQRFFADDLLSGLRYAHKVALASGCQVQVTAGSAGFSLRKDSNCLAGGSVSYPGQSNVLHPSTFDPFINTNPDGVNVTASTLEFTSTGGLSNCSTGTQVIRVGLGADERVLQVDCATGFSR
- a CDS encoding prepilin-type N-terminal cleavage/methylation domain-containing protein — encoded protein: MKSIKSMTTKQQGFTLIELIIVIVILGILSAFALPRFADLGGDARAASVSGALGAVRSAAAIAHSAQLAGNIDPNTSVSLEGTSIALSNGYPTAASIQTAAQLSAEDYTLNVSGTTLTVQGTGATTLTTCQFTYTQALSGAAPVVTPTITDCN